TAAGGAGGCGGAATACCATGAGGTTGAGATGAGCATAGTAGGTGGCTCGAGGTGAGAGGTAGGCGTGCTGAAGAAGGTAtgaggagagagagaggtaGCTGGCGATAGGCTGCTCGGCGCCTGGTTCTGCTGCCATTGTGACCAGGTTGAAGCAGAAGAGCTTGTTAGCATGAGTAAAATCGTACGTAGCCAGAAGAACAGCCGCTTCTTCCTCAGGTCTAGTATAGGTTAGTTGAGCTGTGGTTTAAGCCGAGATGATGAGACTTACAGCTGCGTGAAGAGAGCCTTGGCAGTCTCGACGTCGTACACCGGGTTATTCACAGGCTTTGGTCCAGGTGCAATTGCACCGAGTCCGATCATGTTCAGGGTAGCACTGAAGGTCCAGCCTTCAGGGAGATCATCCTGGATAGTGATATACCGAGATCTGACTGTTGAACAAGCTTGCCCAACGGCGCCAACTATCTTTTGAATCACAGCCTCGTTGACAAAATCGTTTAGTCGTTGTTGATAAGGGTTCTGGAACTCGAATTTGTTGTAGTTGGCCAACAAGCCTAGTAATGTGAACGGTTGGAGTACCTTGTCCGGCGTGTCTGAGTCTTGGATGAACTTGTGTGTTGTTAGTTTGGAACATATCGTCTCGCAGTAGGTTGCCATACCTTCATGACTGCAGGGAAGAGATCTCTTTGAATAAGGTATGTCAACAGTGTTGTTTGGTATGCTCCAGCTGTAACCGCCAACAGCACTTCGACTGCCTTGTATCGAACGTCCACTACACGAGGGTCAGCCGGGCCACCGTATTATACAATGGCGAGTCCTTACAGTCATTGCTGTTCCTTATTATGGCCTCGAGAGCACTGACGAATTCGGTAAAGACGGAATCGATATGGTCGAGTCCTGCGAGTAGGACCATGATGTCGGAACTAGGTTGAGGGTACCTCTTGGAGAGGAGGCATGATAGAAACACACTGAGCGTCTAGCAAGTGTCAGGGCCAAAATATGTGTTGCAATCGGGTGGTATGTCACTCACATCCAACGCGTGTAGCTGCGCAAGGCTATGCGCGCCCTTGACAGTAGCTACAGCCCTCGCAAAGAGCTCCTGCGTGCGAACATCGAGGGACAATACATGGCTCGGACTCAGGTCGTTGAGGATAAGTCTCAGGGCAGCACGATCGGGTCTGAGGAGGAAAAACTCGGTCCAGAAGCCGTCggtcttctcttcatcatcgtaGTCATCCTAATTCGGAACAAGGGCGGATCAGTCGAGGCGCGGGCGCATAGTTGGAGGTTGTACGGatatctacctacctaaaggAAGCTAATTTAGTTCATGATGGATGAGGAGCTGGATAGAGGTGGTTTACCTTGAAGAGAGAGTGATACAACTGTATGATCTTCGGGGTAAAGACCTCGGGCTGAGGCTGACGAGTGAGCGGTGACACTTCCATGGGATGGGAGCTGAATGTTACGAGCTGCGATAGTTTGAGAGGAGACCGAGTTGCGATAGAGAACTGGGCCATGTTCACTTTTATCACGTGCACGCTGTAGGTTAACAAGAAGTTAGAGGTGTAGTTAGTTTCTATTGATGACCCGAAACTGTAAACAATAGAGCAATTCAACACTGAAAGTGGTTATTATAACTTGAACTGTTCTTTGTTCTCAATTTGAAAGGTGTTGAATCCTTTTTGAGACGATGAGATTGTTTCCCTGATTAAAGGTCTCACAATGAATTCCAGGGACAAGTGTTCAATTACGAGATTGTGGCTTGCGTAATCGTTGTTTTGCGAAGTACTTTAATTACGAGTGTCGTATTACGATGAGCATTGATTTGAACTCGAGGTTACATTCTATCGTGATTGTTTAAACTTTCCCTCTTTTAGGTTCGCAACACATTAAAAAAGAGGCTGATGTTGTTGGTAGTCTCGTCTCCAGGGTGGCCAACACTTTTACAAGACGCATGGCGTTTAAGTTGTCCACCACAATGTTTTGAACAAACATTTTATTTCTACTGAGTAAATCAACAGTTGTTGTATTCATAGGTAGAGGGGAGATCATATGTGTCAGTCTTACATTGGTTGGTTGATACACTCGAATGACTGACTCCAGTGTAAACGATTGGCAAGACATGAGAAAAAACCATTAACCCAGAAGCAGCTAAAGTCTTCAGTTACtgatactattattataccTGTGagataatactatatagaaAACTGCCTATTTTCCATTCAAGACTCATACTTGCCATTCAAAGAAAGAAACTATAAAGTCATTGGCTGAAGTGTAACATTACACCTACATAAACTACCAACATCGACCCCAAAATGACACATGGACTTGTCTGAAGAGAGCTACCAAGTGATAGTCAACTATGGTACTCAAGCGACAGTGTTAATTGTGTTGTAACGAGACATAGAGACGAAACAGATTGAAGAAACAGTCGAAGTAACAAGTGATGACCACAGTTTACCATAATAGACTTACTCTAAGGATATCAGCAGGAACTTATAGCCAGAACCGAAATTGATTAGGGAGGTCTTTCGTGGGTGTTATGTTGGACAAGCGTTTTGAAGCTGTGGAGAGCAACCATTGGCATCCTCTGGAACACGCATGCGagagtaaataataataccaGGAAGACTACTCTATACTAAGAATAAAATATTGACCTTTGAAGACTGGATAATAACTGCAACATCATCATACtaagaataatattttttttgcTAGAGAGTTTTAATACCGAGAAACATAAGGATGTTTAGGTGCTCGTCTAAGCGCGTCCCGATATATTGCTTTTGTTCTCAGATAACCAACAactagcctttttattacctGCTAGAGGAAGTAGGCTCTTGAACTGTTTTTTATTCCTTTCTCAGCAGGTTGCTAGACATGAGAATCAGGTGCACCAGGTACAATATTGCTAGACAGCAGCCTTTGGGACATGTTGGCTGATGGAAGAGGGATACCAGCACGTGAGACCATTGCAAGCAACTCGGACCTGAGGTGGTACCAAAGTGACATCAGATATAATTGCATCAAATAATCCCAATAACTTCTCGACTACAGTCAGGCTTCCTACAATATCAGGGATACAAGTCATCCGAACTCGTTGTCATGCTGTCCAAGCCCGAGTCTTTCTTTACCACGGTACTACTTAATTCCAAGAGATATTCTTTTTAGTTATTCTAGTCAATTGGGAGAAATagagggaagaagagagcCAGCCGAAGCATTGCAACGTATACGAAAGGTATAATAGCTTTCGGCATGAGAGTTCGACCAAAGTGTAACTCGACAACAACATCTACGTTTCTTCTCGGAGATGGGCGAAAACATACTCGCCAATCTACCGCAGCCATTTGATCATATTAATAGGCAATGTACTTTCCTTTTTAGTTTCGTAGGAAACTGAACAGCAATGGAGAATTTTACCACTAAACCAATTGTGCTGGTTCTTATTGTTGAAAACTCTGGCTGCAATTGGAGCCTGAGAACATCACGAGCAGTGGAGGACTCTTTTGTCGATGGGGAGTCTCTGAAAGATAATGGACTGTTGAGACCCTTGGAGTGT
This Fusarium poae strain DAOMC 252244 chromosome 3, whole genome shotgun sequence DNA region includes the following protein-coding sequences:
- a CDS encoding hypothetical protein (TransMembrane:1 (o455-473i)~BUSCO:14620at5125), whose translation is MAQFSIATRSPLKLSQLVTFSSHPMEVSPLTRQPQPEVFTPKIIQLYHSLFKDDYDDEEKTDGFWTEFFLLRPDRAALRLILNDLSPSHVLSLDVRTQELFARAVATVKGAHSLAQLHALDTLSVFLSCLLSKRYPQPSSDIMVLLAGLDHIDSVFTEFVSALEAIIRNSNDLDVRYKAVEVLLAVTAGAYQTTLLTYLIQRDLFPAVMKFIQDSDTPDKVLQPFTLLGLLANYNKFEFQNPYQQRLNDFVNEAVIQKIVGAVGQACSTVRSRYITIQDDLPEGWTFSATLNMIGLGAIAPGPKPVNNPVYDVETAKALFTQLPEEEAAVLLATYDFTHANKLFCFNLVTMAAEPGAEQPIASYLSLSSYLLQHAYLSPRATYYAHLNLMVFRLLIEDPAICKRICSDDSRVAVRLCRQRQPYLPLVKGERVLAISLLDTMIDAVNHNLRRRLDVSLYTLCFGIMLRIISYLSRTRTRLEYHWPEFFRSLLSIVRFLATYTTDLKDLPHIDTLLDHVVNLIALSLSAGEAFLPTPADYDDLFYKVVESGEVLTKFKENYRLANRHSNSIDTLINVSAHYNQMLSEGGANRRKPSLLTTQEVTEVIRQGYETLSIQAKEGLDSWERYREADERTLLKKMARAAVGDVRVMIER